The Primulina huaijiensis isolate GDHJ02 chromosome 6, ASM1229523v2, whole genome shotgun sequence genomic sequence ACCACGAAATTTCTTTAATTGCTCCACAGTTCATGTGCACGCCATACATTAGCTCCAATAAACAACAGAAGGCCTTCCGCTACAGCACCATTAGAGTCTCCCAATCAAGTTCTACACATACAAGGTGTTAAAGGGTTCTCCCAAATGTCATAGTTAGGAAAAGTTTCTTCCGGGAGACCGGTTCGTGTCTGGTGCGTGACAATCACGTCTTCCACGAACGTGGCCCAGCCCATGTAGGGGTCACCTAAAGATTTGGACATAAGACCCTTGTCCGGTTTTATTGATTTTAAGCGGTGGCCCATGTATCGCCGGTGTCCTATTATCAGTTTAGCGAAGTTTCCTCCATGGGTCATCACAAAAACATCAGACTTCAAGCAGACCAGGAAGTCTAGAGCAGCCAAGCTAGTCACGTGTTTTCTAAACTCGTCTAACTCCAACTTGGTTGCCAATTCCTCTTTTGTGACCTGCAAAAGAAACAAGATAAATTTTCTGGTTCCAGAATCAACTGTTTCCAACTGGAATGACTAAATATTAATATGCTGATAATAAAATCTCAGGACTAGAGTGTTTGTAAAATAGCAGTCACAGCATACAAATCTTGAGTAAACTAAATGAAAAGACTGAGCAAATAGCCTTACAAGATTGGGGAACATGTTCCTTAATGGTGCCATGCGGTTCTGCCCACCATAAACCTGCCCGGAAGCAACATATATCTGAGTTTCTTTTGGATAGCCCATTGCACGAAGCATCACAGCTACCTCACCAGGTTCGAGAGGGCAGCGCCCTTCCTTCCGCTTCTGGAGAGCCAGGGCCCAGAGATGAGAGCCATCCTGTAACCCGGCATATAAAGTAACTGTCTCTGTTCCTTAAATATTTTGATCAAGTCACAAAAAGTTCATGACATATTAAACCTTGAAGCGCCGAGGCCATTCTTTCAGTCTGTATAAAGCCATTAAAGCTTTCTCCATTCTTGTTCCCACGAAATCACAGAATGATAGGCCAACCATACCTTTCTCAAATCGTAGATGTAAAGCCCTGTTGTatagcaaaataaaataaacaaaaaaaatgaatccAGATATAAACATGAAATTTTGGATTGTGAAACATATAACTGATTAATTGAGAGGGAAGTCAAGTTACATGAAAGGATTTGAACTTCCAGTTCGGTTCCTCATTCTCGATACAAGTAAATCAGCCATCTGCTCAATCTCGGGAAGAAATTTCAAAGCATGGTAATTCACTCTACACCTTAGCCTGTTGATCTCTGGAGGAACATTATCATACCTGATGGACAAAAAAATGAAGAATAATCACTGGAAGTACATTTTAACCGGCGGGATTCTAAGTAACTTAGCTACGACAGGAACGACAATCAATGAACCTGAAAACTCACCCCAATCGATCAACAAAAGGTTTCAAGGCCATTATCTTCTTTTCTTTCACCCGAGGTAAAACATTGTCAATGTAGAACTGTGCAGGAGCATACTTTGGAATGTTCTTGACCGTCCGTCTGTCATGAAAGATACTCAATTACAATATGTTACTGTATGGATGCTTTGACATAATATCATTTCCACTTATCAAGTTGGAATTAGTCTTCAACTGATGAATATGccaggttgttcaacataaattCATCACAGACCCTTTGACTAAAAAGCTAATTATTGAGACATGTGCAGATAGTGCACCATGAAGATACATATAATTATAATCCAGGACACCCTTAAATCCAGTATACAGCATACATTCACCAGTCCAGTCTAAGGTAAATACCAAACTCTTATGtttactttaaaatttatattaaaagaaataatccaaaaattcaATAAGTAACTCCCCTATGCTGCTATGCCAAAGCATTCTTCTAGTACATGCTAAATTACTAATTCAACTGAGAGTAAGAAATCAGTAAACCTTATACTTGTGAACAGCTCTGCTTTGTCTGTAAACCATTCTGGAATATCTCTAACGATTCGCACATCATTTTTCAAGTAGTCAACAAAATGATCCACATCGAATATGTCTTCAAATTTCCTGCAGATAGGTTTGCATCGTCATAATGAACCATAGCAGCCAATCCTCATTAATTTATGCCTTATGTCACTGTAGCAAATAGTGTACATGAAACCAAAGAacaattaaattctcaaattttaaaagacGGTTCACAAATGAAACGTTCAGTTAAACTCCATGCACATAGAAACCACATCGCATACAGTACAGGAAAAGAAAATCAATGCATGGCAGCCTTAATTAAGTCCACCGACGTTTGGTCCTTCCATATCTGATCTTGCTTCAGTACAGGCAAAATAAGAGTAGCATTCATAATCTTTGCCACAGCTACTGCGTTGCATATCTGCGTTAAGGCATGGATATTCAGGCATAGGTACAACAAACAAAAATTTGCAATCAAGAGAATGTCATAGCATTGTAATCCATGATTCTAAAATGTAAGACATAATTCATGGTAAAAGGCAGAGATTTATGTAGCAATATTACTGACAATGTGGCAAAATTGACATCTGATCCATGTAATTTGACCATAATAATGTAAGTCAACAATCATGAATCATTCTGGCTAAACTAGAagctaataattttttttaaagaaaaaaaaatgttttacagCTTATAAACTGTTATGGTTCTCAACTTCTAGATCCTGTTATGGGGTAATGTGCGGCTGAATCAAGGctatttctttattttcatgtttCCTCCCTTGGTGACCTATGGTGTCGTTAGGGCTGTTCTTGGGCCGTTATGCATTGACATAAACCATTCAAAAAAAAGGGACCATCCTAAGttgtttttaagattttattttagcTTACAAGATCAAATAGCCTCACAAATTCAATGACACAGAAATCTTATCTTACATAATATCGAGacacatatacatattttttcttaaaaacttatttttcaattaagtACTTACAGCTCATAAGTTCTTACGAGTTAAAACAGCAAACAACTTGCATAATATAAACATAAGTAAATACACATAAGTAAATACTGtttaaataagaaaacttagacAAGCAAAAGATATTTGACAAGATTCAACTGGACCACGTACAGCAATTCTTTGCTGGTTGAGACCACCTTCGGCATGTATAAATATATAGCCATTAGATTCATTCTCAGCTGGTAGATCTGCCAGGTACCCAATAGAGctcatttattaaatattaatttaatataagcaaactaaaaaatgtaatattacaAAAATGCCAAAGACGGGTTGAAAGGATATGATATCCTATCTCAACATAGGACCAAGAATAGGTTCAGAATGATTGAAATAAAGCCACTCCTATGTAACCACTAAGCAACATAACTTCATAACCATCAAAAGATAAAAACAAGGATTAGTTATCAGGATCTGACAAAGAAGAGCATGATGCAAATTTCCCACCTACCACcaagaagaaagaaaaggaTAAAATAGCCATTTTCATTTCTCCTGTTTCAAAAGAGGAAGAATGATTTCCTCAATTTTTTCAATAGTTCATCAAAACAGATTAAAGAACCTGAATTTATGCCTTCACGTCGTTCAGCACAAGGCTTCCATGATGTAGTGGCCGACAAAGGATTCTCCCACAGCGACGAAGACTCTTTAACCTAACATTATCGAAAGCAATGTCATTAAAATGCAATCACCTAATAACTCATCAACATGAAAAAGAGAATAAATAGATATATGTGACACACTTACATGAGGACACTGAAGTGTTATGCCATCTTTCCTGCATAAGTAAGGTGTATTCTGCAGCAGACCAAAAGGGAAGCTCAACACGAAAATTGGCATAAATTGAAGACAATGATACATGAGAGCAACTGAATGATTTATGCTTCGTTAGCAACAGAAATTTCAgctgttagaaacacaataaagAATAACAAACTCTTAAAGGGCGAACCAAAGCTCGCCACACCATACCCACAAGTTGTCTGGGTCgaataaaattaaaagagacCACCATCCAAAGCTTAACAAAATTATAGAACCAAATTAGAGCTAGAAGCTACATAGGCAGCGCATAAGATTCCCATCTGCAAAAAATTTGTTGTGCATGAGCCTTCCCATGCAGAGCAACTAAAATTTACTTGAGAAGATTATTTAGCTCAATCTGCCATGAATCAGATGTCTTTTAATTAATACCAAATCAGCTCTAAACTAAATAATATTTCGTGAAACTCTTCTAAACCCCCGGTATTACTGTCCCCATGCCATTCCTTGCCTTGTATTAGAAACAACCGGAGGTTGCATATTATTAATTTGCAGAACCCTAAAGAGaaatttatcatcatctttgaCGTATAGATGAACTTAAATATATTCAATTGATCCCTCACCAATGTCAAAGAGCTCTCCAACATCACAATAAACTCAAATTATCGCATCGACACATGGAATTACaagacaataaataaaaaaagcagCCGCGCAATGcacataaaataaaaggtaaGAAACCGGAGGTTTCGAACAAATATCGATCCAATAGAAGCATTAATTCATTGAATTACATCCAGAAA encodes the following:
- the LOC140978564 gene encoding protein PECTIC ARABINOGALACTAN SYNTHESIS-RELATED, producing the protein MSYCLSTTLGNLSATLSVFTRQIDEPYAKLAYSPKRAMAELRHSSSIGSRATPSPTAAAVASSPLSSDFRPSSADDDDHDARDRHPRDRSLRSCFQSFIPSDDLYRPHAYGSKISIFILVSVALAAMIAISSLVKGLNTPYLCRKDGITLQCPHVKESSSLWENPLSATTSWKPCAERREGINSDLPAENESNGYIFIHAEGGLNQQRIAICNAVAVAKIMNATLILPVLKQDQIWKDQTKFEDIFDVDHFVDYLKNDVRIVRDIPEWFTDKAELFTSIRRTVKNIPKYAPAQFYIDNVLPRVKEKKIMALKPFVDRLGYDNVPPEINRLRCRVNYHALKFLPEIEQMADLLVSRMRNRTGSSNPFMALHLRFEKGMVGLSFCDFVGTRMEKALMALYRLKEWPRRFKDGSHLWALALQKRKEGRCPLEPGEVAVMLRAMGYPKETQIYVASGQVYGGQNRMAPLRNMFPNLVTKEELATKLELDEFRKHVTSLAALDFLVCLKSDVFVMTHGGNFAKLIIGHRRYMGHRLKSIKPDKGLMSKSLGDPYMGWATFVEDVIVTHQTRTGLPEETFPNYDIWENPLTPCMCRT